A part of Oceanidesulfovibrio indonesiensis genomic DNA contains:
- the nadA gene encoding quinolinate synthase NadA, producing MSNATQRIQDAKNTLGSDLVILGHHYQHDSVIQHCDLTGDSLELARNVAGLSSRYIVFCGVIFMGESAALLVDKNQQVFMPDLDASCIMSDMAPDPVVYNVLEQLKKSGKKVVPLTYVNSSAAVKAVVGAEDGASCTSANAGTMLQWCLDRGDSVLFLPDKNLALNTADVLGIPDAERRVIDITRGGRNIDPNVALGAKLLIWPGCCAIHSIRMKVSHIEQARAAHPDCTIIVHPECSPEVVQAADVSGSTSKIIKYCEEAPAGATIYIGTEINLVERLMKRFAGEKTIIPLQRSACKNMAKNTEDKLAFLLEDLVQAHRSGTPPKAEPVTVDDETAANARLCLERMLEACS from the coding sequence ATGAGCAACGCAACCCAACGCATTCAGGACGCGAAGAACACACTGGGATCGGACCTCGTCATCCTTGGCCATCACTACCAGCACGACAGCGTCATCCAGCACTGCGACCTGACCGGCGACTCCCTGGAACTGGCCCGGAACGTGGCCGGCCTTTCCTCCCGCTACATCGTTTTCTGCGGCGTCATCTTTATGGGCGAATCCGCCGCACTGCTCGTGGACAAGAATCAACAGGTCTTCATGCCGGACCTGGACGCCTCGTGCATCATGTCCGACATGGCGCCGGACCCGGTGGTCTACAATGTGCTGGAACAGCTCAAAAAGTCAGGCAAAAAGGTCGTCCCGCTCACTTACGTCAACTCCTCGGCCGCGGTGAAAGCCGTGGTCGGCGCCGAGGACGGCGCCTCCTGCACCTCGGCCAACGCGGGGACCATGCTGCAATGGTGCCTGGACCGCGGGGATTCCGTGCTCTTTCTGCCGGACAAGAATCTCGCCCTCAACACCGCGGACGTCCTCGGTATTCCGGATGCGGAACGCCGCGTCATCGACATCACCCGTGGCGGCAGGAACATCGATCCGAACGTGGCGCTCGGCGCGAAGCTGCTCATCTGGCCTGGCTGCTGCGCCATCCACTCCATCCGCATGAAGGTCAGCCACATCGAGCAGGCCCGAGCCGCGCACCCGGACTGCACCATCATCGTGCACCCGGAATGCTCTCCCGAAGTGGTGCAGGCCGCGGACGTCTCCGGCTCCACCTCCAAAATCATAAAGTACTGCGAAGAAGCCCCTGCCGGCGCAACCATATACATCGGCACGGAGATCAACCTTGTGGAACGGCTCATGAAGCGCTTTGCAGGCGAAAAAACCATCATACCCCTGCAGCGCTCCGCCTGTAAGAACATGGCCAAGAACACCGAGGACAAGCTCGCCTTTCTGCTCGAAGATCTCGTGCAGGCTCACAGGAGCGGCACGCCGCCCAAGGCCGAACCAGTGACCGTGGACGACGAAACAGCCGCCAACGCCAGGCTGTGCCTGGAACGTATGCTTGAGGCCTGCTCATGA
- the tig gene encoding trigger factor: MEYRVEKVSPVKRTIHVTVPAEEVDASLSATIAMYGRDVQIDGFRKGKVPASVVESRFQKQIYNEATTELVNVHINEIVGEMDVNPVSRIDFDGDLLKRGEEFAYQLSFEIMPEFEMPNYEGIEVEEEEPEVNPDEVQAVIDRIRNQMAELEPISEDRAPQDGEVAVIDFQAFDEKGEPIEGIKAENFELPLGEGQALVDFESIIKNLKTDQEGEGEVTFPDDFLNEELAGKKVTMKVKLHAIKEKKLPEVNADFAQKAGGFESVDQMKEAVEQSYLQSRTQLTRSQAQKQLIDKLLKMVDIDIPEAILERHMNSMVEDQRHRMEQRGKSLESTGKTVEELREELKPQAEELARSEIVLLTLAKKEGIEVSEQEIDFYFRQIAARSGEDYNQLKQLYMENNLIWAVRDKLLADKATEFLYSKAAVTKVPPQKDDATKGDEAVS; this comes from the coding sequence ATGGAGTACAGAGTCGAGAAAGTTTCGCCGGTCAAGCGGACCATCCACGTGACCGTGCCCGCCGAAGAGGTGGACGCCTCCCTGTCCGCGACGATCGCGATGTACGGTCGCGACGTCCAGATCGACGGCTTCCGCAAGGGCAAGGTGCCCGCATCCGTGGTGGAGAGCCGCTTTCAGAAGCAGATTTACAATGAGGCCACCACGGAACTCGTGAACGTGCATATCAACGAGATCGTGGGCGAGATGGACGTGAACCCCGTCTCCCGCATCGATTTCGACGGCGATCTGCTCAAACGCGGCGAAGAGTTCGCCTACCAGTTGAGCTTCGAGATCATGCCTGAGTTCGAGATGCCCAATTATGAAGGCATCGAGGTGGAAGAGGAAGAGCCGGAAGTGAATCCGGACGAGGTCCAGGCCGTTATCGACCGCATCCGCAACCAGATGGCCGAGCTCGAACCCATCTCCGAGGATCGCGCGCCGCAGGACGGCGAAGTGGCGGTCATCGATTTCCAGGCGTTCGATGAAAAGGGCGAGCCCATCGAGGGCATCAAGGCTGAGAACTTCGAGCTGCCCCTGGGCGAGGGCCAGGCCCTGGTGGACTTCGAGTCCATCATCAAGAACCTGAAGACCGACCAGGAAGGCGAGGGCGAAGTGACCTTCCCCGATGACTTCCTCAACGAGGAACTGGCCGGCAAAAAAGTGACCATGAAGGTCAAGCTCCACGCAATCAAGGAAAAGAAGCTTCCCGAAGTGAACGCGGACTTCGCTCAGAAGGCCGGCGGATTCGAGAGCGTGGACCAGATGAAGGAAGCCGTGGAGCAGTCTTACCTGCAGAGCCGCACCCAGCTGACGCGTTCCCAGGCGCAGAAGCAGCTTATCGACAAGCTGCTCAAGATGGTGGATATCGATATCCCTGAGGCCATTCTGGAGCGCCATATGAATTCCATGGTGGAGGATCAGCGCCACCGCATGGAACAGCGGGGCAAGAGCCTGGAGTCCACAGGCAAGACCGTGGAGGAGCTTCGCGAAGAGCTCAAGCCCCAGGCCGAAGAGCTGGCCCGCAGCGAGATAGTGCTGTTGACCCTGGCCAAGAAGGAAGGCATCGAGGTTTCCGAGCAGGAGATCGACTTCTACTTCCGCCAGATTGCCGCCCGCAGTGGCGAGGACTACAATCAGCTCAAGCAGCTGTACATGGAAAACAACCTCATCTGGGCCGTGCGCGACAAGCTCCTTGCGGACAAGGCCACGGAGTTTCTGTACTCCAAGGCCGCGGTCACCAAAGTTCCGCCGCAAAAGGATGACGCAACCAAGGGTGACGAGGCCGTAAGCTAG
- a CDS encoding L-aspartate oxidase: protein MSETRLTTQVLVIGSGIAGCSTALTLADEGFEVTLLSSGPSMDTGNTALAQGGIVFHGPNEDPRLLEHDIKRAGHEYNYARAVRYMCRKGPQAVQELLVDKLAIPFARSNDPSSCEWDLRLEGGHQEHRILYCADFTGRAIMDGLMEAVNKSPSIRVLTNRSAIDLLTSHHHPKKLEFKYHLTNQCVGAYIINEETSNVETILADYTVIATGGVGQVFLHTTNTATSTGSGLTMAYRAGAWCMNAEFVQFHPTALYHRADRRFLISEAMRGDGARLVDSSGTPFMDRYDPRADLAPRDIVTRAIMEEMLSTGEPCVFLDAAKYAKPHSGDLKTAYPTIARQCAKIGVDIEKDPIPVVPAAHYFIGGVLCDIHGRTTLERLYAVGETACTGVHGANRLASTSLLEGLLWGRSAGADIARKLSARKVVPRKLKDSIPDWHHLGEVKNEDPALVAQDWSTIRHTMWNYVGIMRSTPRLARAADDIRNLYRHLLDFYKRTPLSQNLVSLFHGCHTAYIITMAAHRNKQSIGTHHRVDE from the coding sequence ATGAGTGAAACGCGTCTCACCACCCAGGTTCTGGTCATCGGCTCAGGCATTGCCGGTTGCTCCACTGCACTGACCCTGGCCGATGAAGGGTTCGAGGTCACCCTGCTTTCCTCCGGTCCCTCCATGGACACGGGCAACACCGCCCTGGCCCAGGGCGGCATCGTCTTCCACGGACCGAACGAGGACCCGCGGCTGCTCGAACATGATATCAAACGCGCCGGCCATGAATACAATTATGCACGCGCTGTGCGCTACATGTGCCGCAAAGGTCCGCAGGCCGTGCAGGAACTGCTGGTTGACAAGCTCGCCATCCCCTTTGCCCGCAGCAACGATCCCAGCTCCTGCGAATGGGACCTGCGGCTGGAAGGCGGTCACCAGGAGCACCGTATCCTCTATTGTGCGGATTTCACCGGCCGCGCCATCATGGACGGCCTCATGGAGGCGGTGAACAAATCGCCATCGATCCGCGTGCTCACAAACCGCAGCGCCATCGACCTGCTTACCAGCCACCACCACCCGAAAAAACTGGAATTCAAGTACCACCTTACCAACCAGTGCGTGGGCGCGTACATCATCAACGAGGAAACCTCCAACGTGGAGACCATCCTCGCGGACTATACGGTCATCGCCACCGGCGGCGTGGGCCAGGTATTTCTGCACACCACGAACACCGCCACCTCCACCGGCTCCGGCCTCACCATGGCCTACCGCGCCGGCGCGTGGTGCATGAACGCCGAGTTCGTGCAGTTCCATCCCACGGCCCTCTACCACCGCGCCGATCGACGATTCCTTATCTCCGAGGCCATGCGGGGCGACGGCGCCCGCCTCGTGGACTCCTCGGGCACGCCCTTCATGGATCGCTACGACCCGCGCGCAGATCTCGCCCCGCGCGATATCGTGACCCGCGCGATCATGGAGGAAATGCTCAGCACCGGCGAGCCTTGCGTATTCCTGGACGCAGCCAAATACGCCAAGCCCCACAGCGGCGACCTGAAAACCGCCTATCCTACCATTGCCAGGCAGTGCGCCAAGATCGGCGTGGATATTGAAAAGGACCCCATTCCCGTGGTTCCGGCCGCCCACTATTTCATTGGCGGCGTGCTCTGCGACATCCACGGACGCACAACTCTGGAACGGCTCTACGCCGTGGGCGAGACCGCCTGCACCGGCGTGCACGGCGCCAACCGTCTGGCCTCGACATCCTTGCTGGAGGGACTGCTCTGGGGCCGCTCCGCCGGGGCGGACATCGCACGCAAGCTCTCGGCGCGCAAGGTCGTGCCTCGCAAGCTCAAGGACTCCATCCCGGACTGGCACCATCTGGGCGAAGTGAAGAACGAGGACCCGGCACTGGTTGCTCAGGATTGGTCCACCATCCGCCACACCATGTGGAACTACGTGGGCATCATGCGCAGCACACCGCGCCTGGCCCGCGCCGCGGACGACATCCGCAATCTCTACCGCCACCTGCTGGACTTCTACAAGCGCACGCCGCTTTCGCAGAACCTCGTCTCGCTCTTCCACGGCTGCCACACGGCGTACATCATCACAATGGCCGCCCATCGCAACAAGCAGTCCATCGGCACGCACCACCGGGTGGACGAGTAG
- the nadC gene encoding carboxylating nicotinate-nucleotide diphosphorylase: MSASSVPDFDSFFTGPAREYLLRAIDLALEEDGEDLTSRALFHMERFSAVVVAKESCAIAGLPIVPMVLVRAAARAKIENPWTLDMLVRDGDVVQAGTEIFRLDGPALLLLTAERVILNFLCHLSGIATLTRRYVDVLAGTGVTLLDTRKTLPGLRYPEKYATAVGGAKNHRKNLSEMIMLKDNHIDRAGNITAAVAAVRGAYAPCPPIEAECRNLDEVREAVASAVDRIMLDNMDHEAIREALRLIPGTIETELSGGVDLGTLADLAALGPQFISVGRLTHSAPYADLSMRMGRPA, encoded by the coding sequence ATGTCCGCTTCATCTGTTCCCGATTTCGACTCGTTTTTCACAGGTCCTGCCCGCGAGTATCTCCTGCGCGCCATCGATCTGGCTCTCGAGGAAGACGGCGAAGACCTTACCAGCCGAGCACTCTTCCATATGGAGCGATTTTCCGCCGTGGTGGTGGCTAAGGAGTCGTGCGCTATTGCCGGCCTGCCCATCGTGCCTATGGTATTGGTACGCGCCGCGGCACGCGCAAAAATCGAGAATCCCTGGACCCTGGACATGCTGGTCCGCGATGGCGACGTCGTGCAGGCCGGAACCGAGATATTCCGACTGGATGGACCAGCTCTGCTGTTGCTCACTGCTGAGCGTGTGATTCTCAATTTTCTGTGCCATTTGAGCGGCATAGCCACGCTCACACGGCGCTATGTGGACGTGCTCGCAGGCACCGGCGTCACACTTCTCGACACGCGCAAGACGCTGCCGGGCCTGCGTTATCCGGAAAAATATGCGACCGCTGTGGGCGGCGCGAAAAATCATCGCAAAAATCTGTCGGAAATGATCATGCTCAAGGATAATCACATAGACCGCGCCGGAAACATCACCGCAGCGGTAGCCGCGGTGCGCGGGGCGTACGCCCCCTGCCCGCCCATAGAGGCCGAGTGCCGAAACCTGGACGAAGTGCGGGAGGCTGTGGCGTCCGCCGTGGACCGCATCATGCTGGACAATATGGACCACGAAGCGATCCGCGAAGCGCTCAGGCTCATCCCCGGAACCATCGAAACCGAGCTTTCCGGCGGCGTGGACCTCGGCACACTCGCCGACCTCGCCGCGCTGGGGCCGCAATTCATCTCCGTGGGACGGCTCACCCATTCCGCCCCATATGCCGACCTTTCCATGCGCATGGGGAGGCCTGCATGA
- the secF gene encoding protein translocase subunit SecF, with the protein MGLNILKKVPNVNFIGYRKVAFLISAALLVLGIGSLVVKGGPSYGIDFAGGINVQLKFQNEIELPDLRDALETIGHEGMTVQRFGMEGDNEYLMRLVQSDIETDVLRQEIDAVLAEAMAEAGHEIQRVEMVGPKVGADLRQKALEAMFYAVLLIAIYISGRFEQRWWAAGIMAASLSGAMYLLGLIGIDTGFLTIIALLVALGLCWRLKLNYALGAVVALVHDVFITVGIFSLLNKEFDLTIVAALLTIIGYSLNDTIIVFDRIRENLRNRISKDFGEVINRSINQTLSRTVLTSGTTLLVVASLFIFGGGVIHDFALALLIGIGVGTYSSIFVASPILLVFQPQEEEPNAPAPAEA; encoded by the coding sequence ATGGGCTTGAATATCCTCAAAAAAGTACCGAACGTGAACTTCATCGGCTACCGCAAGGTCGCCTTCCTCATCTCGGCCGCGCTCCTCGTGCTGGGCATCGGGTCCCTTGTCGTCAAGGGCGGTCCCTCCTACGGCATCGACTTTGCCGGCGGCATCAACGTGCAGCTCAAGTTCCAGAACGAGATCGAGCTTCCCGATCTGCGCGATGCCCTCGAAACCATCGGTCACGAGGGCATGACGGTGCAGCGCTTCGGCATGGAGGGCGACAACGAGTATCTGATGCGCCTGGTGCAGAGCGACATTGAAACCGACGTGTTGCGCCAGGAGATAGATGCAGTCCTGGCAGAGGCCATGGCCGAAGCCGGCCACGAGATCCAGCGGGTGGAGATGGTCGGCCCAAAGGTGGGCGCGGACCTGCGTCAGAAAGCTTTGGAAGCCATGTTCTACGCCGTGCTGCTCATCGCCATCTACATCTCTGGCCGGTTCGAGCAACGTTGGTGGGCGGCGGGCATCATGGCCGCTTCTCTGTCCGGCGCCATGTACCTGCTCGGGCTCATCGGCATCGACACCGGCTTTCTCACGATCATAGCACTTCTCGTAGCCCTGGGCCTGTGCTGGCGTCTCAAGCTGAACTACGCCCTGGGCGCCGTCGTCGCCCTGGTCCACGACGTGTTCATAACGGTCGGCATATTCTCGTTGCTCAACAAGGAGTTCGACCTCACCATCGTGGCCGCGCTCCTAACGATTATAGGCTACTCGCTCAACGACACGATCATCGTCTTCGACCGAATCCGGGAGAATTTGCGCAACCGCATTTCAAAGGATTTCGGCGAAGTGATCAACAGATCCATCAACCAGACTCTGTCGCGCACCGTGCTCACCTCCGGCACCACGCTGCTCGTGGTGGCGTCGCTGTTCATATTCGGCGGCGGCGTGATCCACGACTTCGCCCTGGCTCTGCTCATCGGCATCGGCGTGGGTACATACTCCTCCATTTTCGTGGCCTCGCCCATCCTGCTGGTGTTCCAGCCGCAGGAGGAGGAGCCTAACGCACCAGCTCCGGCCGAAGCGTGA
- a CDS encoding PEGA domain-containing protein, giving the protein MQQRLLLLVIALLLLFPAQALAQREITGPRTATLYVDTEPENAEVRLLEIKPKFEQGIALPAGNYVIDVRSTGYLTQYKQFRLDDGQTLRLNVKLERDPAVPLPDDGLPEPDAPGKLFVDIEPEDARIRILNVRPRFEQGIELPPRTYSLDATKEGYETAVFTATVEPGKETRVNVTLSPTDAQHAGDADNPDAEHAEAPHGTLRVETSPDGVRVDVENVEQPYVPGMNLPPGDYTVTAKREGHSPVRKHITIQPGAETKTRIVLAPIEEHETPDDLPAPENAGILTAQVAPADATLTLHGTELPFTQGMFLDQGEYILEAQRPGFDSQNATFEITAGKETRVAIQLDENPEVLPPDSPSLSAPPVKLLSEDELDDAEPKGRLFLKTDPADAEIIILSIKPKFEQGMELSPGKYRLEVRADGYISRRIRLDVTQGKASTYLVALEPSAPKATTLAKSPPEMAVLAETLLEEAQSNARNEQKQTALVKASEAVALDPTNPQAFRIRGSILRALKKFELAMADYNRAIQLASEEPLYYVERAVTLVEMGDVDSACYDFWKACALGQCKPITMARTEGVCR; this is encoded by the coding sequence ATGCAACAACGCCTTCTTTTACTCGTCATCGCCCTCTTGCTTCTCTTTCCGGCGCAGGCCCTTGCCCAGCGCGAGATCACCGGACCACGCACCGCCACGCTCTATGTGGATACGGAACCGGAAAACGCCGAGGTGCGACTTCTCGAGATCAAGCCCAAGTTCGAGCAAGGCATCGCCCTGCCGGCCGGCAATTACGTCATCGACGTGCGCAGCACAGGCTACCTGACCCAGTACAAGCAGTTCCGCCTGGACGACGGCCAGACCCTGCGCCTCAACGTCAAGCTCGAACGCGATCCGGCCGTGCCCCTGCCTGACGACGGCTTGCCCGAGCCAGACGCCCCGGGCAAGCTCTTCGTGGACATCGAGCCAGAGGACGCCAGAATCCGCATTCTCAACGTGCGGCCCAGGTTCGAGCAAGGCATCGAGTTGCCTCCGCGCACCTACAGCCTGGACGCCACCAAAGAGGGGTACGAAACAGCTGTATTCACGGCCACGGTAGAGCCGGGCAAGGAAACCCGCGTAAACGTGACCTTGTCTCCCACGGATGCGCAACATGCTGGCGATGCTGACAATCCAGATGCGGAACACGCCGAGGCGCCTCACGGCACGCTGCGCGTCGAGACCTCGCCGGACGGCGTCAGGGTTGACGTCGAAAACGTCGAACAGCCCTATGTCCCAGGCATGAATCTGCCTCCTGGCGATTACACTGTGACGGCCAAGCGCGAGGGGCACTCGCCGGTGCGCAAACACATCACCATACAACCGGGCGCCGAGACAAAGACGCGCATAGTGCTGGCCCCCATCGAAGAACACGAAACGCCGGATGATCTGCCCGCCCCCGAAAACGCCGGCATCCTCACCGCGCAGGTCGCTCCGGCGGACGCAACGCTCACCCTGCATGGAACAGAGTTGCCCTTCACCCAGGGCATGTTCCTGGACCAAGGTGAATACATACTGGAAGCACAGCGCCCTGGTTTCGATTCACAGAACGCCACGTTCGAAATCACGGCGGGCAAGGAAACCAGAGTCGCCATCCAGCTCGATGAAAACCCGGAAGTTCTTCCGCCTGATTCGCCATCCCTTTCTGCGCCGCCGGTCAAGCTTTTATCCGAAGATGAGTTGGATGATGCCGAGCCTAAAGGCAGGCTCTTTCTGAAAACGGACCCGGCCGATGCCGAAATCATCATTTTGAGCATCAAGCCGAAGTTCGAACAGGGCATGGAGCTTTCGCCCGGGAAGTATCGCCTTGAAGTACGCGCTGACGGCTACATATCCCGCCGGATACGGCTGGATGTAACACAAGGCAAGGCGTCCACCTACCTCGTAGCCCTGGAACCCTCGGCTCCCAAAGCGACCACGCTTGCGAAATCCCCCCCGGAAATGGCAGTCCTCGCCGAAACGCTGCTCGAAGAAGCGCAGAGCAATGCACGCAACGAGCAGAAACAGACTGCTCTCGTAAAGGCCAGCGAGGCCGTTGCCCTTGACCCCACGAACCCGCAGGCATTCCGCATACGCGGCTCCATTCTGCGCGCACTCAAGAAATTCGAACTCGCCATGGCGGACTACAACCGCGCCATCCAGCTGGCGTCGGAAGAACCGCTCTACTATGTGGAACGCGCCGTAACCCTTGTGGAAATGGGCGACGTGGACTCCGCATGCTACGACTTCTGGAAAGCCTGCGCTTTGGGACAATGCAAACCAATCACCATGGCCCGCACCGAAGGCGTCTGCAGATGA
- the mgtE gene encoding magnesium transporter: MSDTERRDEHIEHQASEKTRSPEVVGEEQVHPVDDAPRPQEEPVEETEYIVLDSDNFDTVHPADAADHLEQMTLGQQLALIESISPEDAAATISEMDTPHRAELIARLNPELSADILEQMYPDDAADVLHELEDEQRERIVRRLRKEDKAEIWHLYRYDPDTAGGVMNTDNLVLDPMLTADQAITFIRREIEDEDIEIPYYAYLVDVDDKLVAVLSLRDILLSKPGRLLKDLAGDHPVISVRFDTDQEEVAHLLRRYNYLALPVLDYDGRFLGVVTHDDVMDILHDEASEDMLGMVGAGQDETVDTPWRKSVSKRLPWLLVNIANSVLAASVVRFFEGSIAQMAMLAVLMPIVANQGGNSGQQSLAVMIRQLAVDPLDKRKALLAVGREARIGMLNGLVIGMLVFLAAYLVTGNGVLARVMGAALGLNMLLGAVAGSLIPLVLKRLGRDPAHASSIFLTTVTDMAGFFIFLGMATVFLLR; this comes from the coding sequence ATGAGCGATACGGAACGCCGCGACGAGCATATCGAGCACCAGGCCAGCGAGAAGACCCGTTCTCCCGAAGTCGTCGGCGAGGAGCAGGTGCATCCTGTGGACGACGCACCTCGTCCGCAGGAAGAGCCTGTTGAAGAAACCGAGTATATTGTGCTCGATTCAGACAACTTCGACACGGTGCATCCTGCCGACGCCGCTGACCATCTGGAACAGATGACGCTGGGTCAACAGCTGGCACTTATCGAATCCATCAGCCCGGAAGACGCCGCCGCGACAATATCGGAGATGGACACCCCGCATCGCGCGGAACTCATAGCCCGCCTCAACCCCGAGCTCTCTGCGGACATCCTGGAGCAGATGTACCCGGACGACGCCGCCGACGTGCTCCACGAGCTTGAAGACGAGCAGCGCGAACGCATAGTGCGCCGCCTCCGCAAAGAGGACAAGGCGGAGATCTGGCATCTGTACCGCTACGATCCGGACACCGCCGGCGGCGTGATGAACACGGACAACCTGGTCCTCGACCCCATGCTCACGGCGGATCAGGCCATCACCTTCATTCGTCGGGAGATCGAGGACGAGGACATCGAGATTCCGTATTACGCCTACCTGGTAGACGTGGACGACAAGCTCGTAGCCGTGCTTTCCCTGCGGGACATTCTTTTGTCCAAGCCTGGCCGGCTGCTCAAAGATCTGGCCGGCGACCATCCGGTCATCTCGGTGCGTTTCGACACGGACCAGGAAGAGGTCGCGCACCTGCTGCGCCGCTACAACTACCTCGCTCTTCCTGTTTTGGACTACGACGGCCGCTTTCTTGGCGTGGTGACGCACGACGATGTGATGGACATTCTGCACGATGAGGCCAGCGAGGATATGCTTGGCATGGTGGGCGCCGGTCAGGACGAGACCGTGGATACGCCGTGGCGCAAGTCCGTGTCCAAACGCCTGCCTTGGCTGCTGGTGAACATCGCCAACTCCGTGCTCGCCGCCAGCGTGGTCCGTTTTTTTGAGGGATCCATCGCGCAGATGGCCATGCTCGCCGTGCTTATGCCGATTGTCGCGAACCAGGGCGGCAACTCGGGCCAGCAGTCCCTGGCCGTCATGATCCGTCAGTTGGCCGTGGACCCTCTGGATAAAAGAAAGGCGCTGCTTGCCGTCGGTCGTGAGGCGCGTATCGGCATGCTGAACGGCCTGGTAATCGGAATGCTGGTGTTCCTTGCAGCCTATCTCGTCACGGGAAACGGCGTTCTTGCTCGCGTCATGGGTGCGGCCCTTGGATTGAACATGCTCCTGGGCGCTGTCGCCGGCTCATTGATTCCGCTTGTGCTCAAACGCCTGGGCCGCGATCCAGCACATGCATCATCCATTTTTCTCACCACGGTTACGGACATGGCCGGGTTCTTCATCTTCCTGGGCATGGCCACTGTATTCCTGTTGCGCTGA
- the secD gene encoding protein translocase subunit SecD, translating into MSGNLRLRIGITLFVTFIGLLYVLPSFTAVRDSSLGRFLPDAKVNLGLDLQGGMHLTLGVDIDKAIENNMSQAGRDLRDIARDEGVFILRPTVTQDNTLQFVLPKADARETLEKILAEDFEHFQVESRSTLDDGQIRYALSMTPAYKKYLADLTLDQAVKTIRNRIDQFGVAEPDIRKQREDYRIQVQLPGLAEQERAIEILGRTAHLEFKMVNEEADIEKARQGILPPGSELSTMLNRNPDGSYTETPIVLERDAVLTGEYITNASTSFDSYNQPYVMITFNSRGARLFERLTSEHVKERMAIVLDGKVYSAPVIQERISGGRASITGSFTMEEAHDLAIVLRAGALPAPVNILQERSVGPSLGQESIDQGINAALIGGVIVIIFMVVYYGFAGVVADTVLALNIFLVMAGLAGFGATLTLPGIAGIILTLGMAVDANVLIYERIREELRNGLTPRAAVDMGYSRATLTILDANVTTIIAAIILYQFGTGPIRGFAVTLTLGILASMFTAIFVSRIFFDLWVAKRPAKAGLSI; encoded by the coding sequence ATGAGCGGCAATCTCCGCCTGCGCATCGGCATCACTCTTTTCGTCACATTCATCGGGCTTCTCTATGTGCTGCCCAGCTTCACGGCAGTACGGGACTCCTCTCTTGGCAGATTCCTGCCCGACGCCAAAGTCAATCTCGGCCTCGATCTTCAGGGCGGCATGCACCTCACCCTTGGAGTGGACATCGACAAGGCGATTGAGAACAACATGTCCCAGGCCGGACGCGATCTGCGCGACATAGCCAGGGACGAGGGCGTTTTCATCCTCCGCCCCACCGTTACCCAGGACAACACGCTTCAGTTCGTGCTGCCCAAGGCCGACGCCCGGGAGACGCTGGAGAAGATCCTCGCCGAAGACTTCGAACATTTCCAGGTCGAGTCCCGCTCCACGCTGGATGACGGTCAGATACGCTACGCGTTGTCCATGACTCCGGCGTACAAGAAATATCTGGCGGATCTCACGCTGGACCAGGCTGTGAAGACAATTCGCAACCGCATCGACCAGTTCGGCGTGGCCGAGCCGGACATCCGCAAGCAGCGCGAGGATTATCGCATTCAGGTACAGCTTCCGGGCCTGGCCGAACAGGAACGCGCCATCGAGATTCTTGGCCGCACCGCGCATCTCGAGTTCAAGATGGTAAACGAGGAGGCGGACATAGAGAAAGCCAGGCAGGGCATACTGCCCCCCGGCTCCGAGCTTTCCACCATGCTGAACCGCAACCCGGACGGCTCCTATACCGAAACGCCCATCGTGCTGGAGCGCGACGCCGTGCTCACAGGCGAATATATCACCAACGCGAGCACCTCGTTCGATTCCTACAACCAGCCGTACGTCATGATCACCTTCAATAGTCGCGGGGCGCGGCTGTTCGAGCGTCTTACCAGCGAACACGTGAAGGAGCGCATGGCCATCGTGCTGGACGGCAAGGTCTATTCAGCACCTGTCATTCAGGAGCGCATCTCCGGCGGTCGCGCGTCCATCACCGGCTCCTTCACCATGGAGGAAGCCCACGACCTGGCCATCGTGCTCCGCGCCGGCGCGCTGCCTGCTCCGGTGAACATTCTGCAGGAGCGTTCCGTCGGGCCGTCCCTCGGTCAGGAGTCCATCGATCAGGGCATCAACGCCGCGCTCATCGGCGGCGTCATCGTCATCATATTCATGGTCGTCTACTACGGCTTTGCCGGCGTAGTGGCCGATACGGTGCTCGCTCTCAACATCTTCCTGGTCATGGCAGGTCTGGCCGGATTCGGCGCCACATTGACCCTGCCGGGCATCGCGGGCATCATCCTCACGCTCGGTATGGCCGTTGACGCCAACGTGCTGATCTACGAACGCATCCGCGAGGAACTGCGCAACGGCCTCACTCCCCGCGCTGCGGTGGATATGGGGTATTCCCGCGCCACGCTCACCATTCTCGATGCGAACGTGACCACGATCATCGCGGCTATCATCCTCTACCAGTTCGGCACAGGGCCCATCCGCGGCTTCGCCGTCACGCTGACGCTCGGTATCCTGGCGTCCATGTTCACGGCGATCTTTGTCTCGCGCATCTTCTTCGACCTCTGGGTGGCCAAGCGGCCGGCCAAGGCGGGGCTCTCCATCTAA